A single region of the Actinoplanes sp. SE50/110 genome encodes:
- a CDS encoding nucleoside hydrolase, translating into MLIYLDCDTGIDDALAIAYLLGHPDVTLAGIGTVNGNTTAPQAAANTLGLLALAGRDDIPVAVGSGAHPYAVASVHGGNGIGGVRVPAGREPDPRTAATLLIDLARRHPGQLHLLATGPCGNLAAALAAEPDLPSLIASVTVMGGAVRVPGNRTPRGEANIIHDPAAAAAVLAADWPVTLVPLDVTMAHRWSTGDVASLRATGSPLHVALADMLPAYFDGYAEQLGVREIPLHDPLAAAILLGEVTPADAPRLSIAVGPDGHTVETGPGPVRVVLTLTAPAAPALLHRIAG; encoded by the coding sequence ATGCTCATCTATCTGGACTGCGACACCGGTATCGACGACGCGCTCGCCATCGCCTATCTGCTCGGGCACCCGGACGTCACGCTGGCCGGCATCGGCACGGTCAACGGGAACACCACCGCACCCCAGGCGGCGGCGAACACGCTGGGGCTGCTGGCGCTCGCCGGCCGGGACGACATCCCGGTCGCGGTGGGCAGCGGCGCGCATCCGTACGCGGTGGCCTCGGTGCACGGCGGGAACGGGATCGGCGGAGTCCGGGTGCCCGCGGGGCGCGAGCCCGACCCGCGTACCGCCGCAACGCTTCTGATCGATCTCGCCCGGCGGCATCCCGGGCAGTTGCACCTGCTGGCGACCGGACCGTGCGGGAATCTGGCGGCAGCACTGGCCGCCGAGCCGGACCTGCCGTCGCTGATCGCCTCGGTGACCGTGATGGGCGGGGCGGTGCGGGTGCCCGGCAACCGGACACCACGCGGCGAGGCGAACATCATCCACGATCCGGCCGCGGCGGCCGCCGTGCTGGCGGCGGACTGGCCGGTGACGCTGGTGCCGCTCGACGTCACGATGGCGCACCGATGGTCGACCGGCGACGTGGCGTCGCTGCGGGCCACCGGGTCACCATTGCACGTGGCGCTCGCGGACATGCTGCCCGCCTATTTCGACGGCTACGCCGAGCAGCTCGGCGTCCGGGAGATCCCGCTGCACGACCCGCTGGCCGCGGCGATCCTGCTGGGCGAGGTGACGCCGGCCGACGCGCCACGGCTGTCGATCGCCGTCGGTCCGGACGGGCACACCGTGGAGACAGGTCCCGGCCCCGTCCGCGTCGTCCTGACCCTGACCGCCCCCGCCGCCCCGGCCCTGCTCCACCGGATAGCCGGCTGA
- a CDS encoding tyrosinase cofactor, which translates to MSTLSRRDVLRYAAAATVVTGGVAGAQALSTSSSSAQAPAGARTSADPRDFDVEYRGKRITGVHGADTPGALRSVSGSRQPHQVHINGRRLAVMQIELPAAGGGVTLGFISALNHYEPVLIDTDKNRDGLLKLTRRAVDALGDSELTALAGADHNHGN; encoded by the coding sequence ATGTCCACCCTGAGCCGTCGGGACGTTCTCCGATACGCGGCCGCGGCCACCGTCGTCACCGGCGGCGTCGCCGGGGCGCAGGCCCTGTCCACCTCCAGCTCGTCCGCCCAGGCGCCGGCCGGCGCCCGGACGTCGGCCGACCCGCGCGACTTCGACGTGGAGTACCGCGGCAAGCGGATCACCGGAGTGCACGGCGCCGACACTCCGGGCGCGCTGCGCAGCGTGTCGGGCAGCCGGCAGCCGCACCAGGTGCACATCAACGGGCGCAGGCTGGCCGTCATGCAGATCGAGCTGCCGGCCGCCGGCGGCGGGGTCACGCTCGGCTTCATCAGCGCCCTCAACCACTACGAGCCGGTCCTGATCGACACCGACAAGAACCGGGACGGCCTGCTCAAGCTCACCCGGCGGGCGGTCGACGCGCTGGGTGACAGCGAGCTCACCGCCCTGGCCGGCGCGGACCACAACCACGGGAACTGA
- a CDS encoding tyrosinase family protein, which yields MGVRKNARNLTSTEKAAFVSAVKRLKAQTTGRNYDWYVTTHLNYFAAVGGVRYAHQSPSFLPWHRQYLIEFERALQVYEPSVTLPYWDWTVDRSTTGAPFTADFLGGNGSGGNGPVTTGPFAGATNWRITVSSTTATSLRRAMGSNSLPTAAQVSSVLGVGTYDAAPWNSSSTSGMRNRMEGWTTPNLHNAVHVWVGGHMGQQDSPNDPAFWLHHCNIDRLWSQWQTRWGFDAAHYLPAAGTSGVVDLDETLQPWTGVTPASVLDHSGVYTYA from the coding sequence ATGGGCGTCCGCAAGAACGCACGCAACCTCACCAGCACCGAGAAGGCGGCGTTCGTCTCCGCCGTCAAGCGCCTGAAGGCACAGACCACGGGCCGTAACTACGACTGGTATGTCACCACCCACCTGAACTATTTCGCCGCCGTCGGGGGCGTCCGCTACGCCCACCAGTCGCCGTCGTTCCTGCCCTGGCACCGGCAGTACCTGATCGAGTTCGAGCGGGCGCTGCAGGTGTACGAGCCGTCGGTGACCCTGCCCTACTGGGACTGGACGGTGGACCGCAGCACCACCGGCGCCCCGTTCACCGCCGACTTCCTGGGCGGCAACGGCTCCGGCGGCAACGGCCCGGTCACCACCGGCCCGTTCGCCGGCGCGACCAACTGGCGGATCACCGTCAGCAGCACCACCGCGACGTCCCTGCGGCGCGCCATGGGCAGCAACTCGCTGCCCACCGCCGCCCAGGTCAGTTCGGTCCTCGGCGTCGGCACCTACGACGCGGCCCCGTGGAACAGTTCCTCGACCAGCGGCATGCGCAACCGCATGGAAGGCTGGACCACCCCGAACCTGCACAACGCGGTCCACGTGTGGGTCGGTGGCCACATGGGTCAGCAGGATTCGCCGAACGACCCGGCATTCTGGCTGCACCACTGCAACATCGACCGCCTGTGGTCGCAGTGGCAGACCCGGTGGGGCTTCGACGCCGCCCACTACCTGCCGGCCGCCGGCACCAGCGGTGTCGTCGACCTCGACGAGACCCTGCAGCCATGGACGGGCGTAACCCCGGCCTCCGTTCTCGACCACAGCGGCGTCTACACCTACGCCTGA